A window of Rhodococcus sp. SGAir0479 contains these coding sequences:
- the miaB gene encoding tRNA (N6-isopentenyl adenosine(37)-C2)-methylthiotransferase MiaB: METIDQNAGRSYEVRTYGCQMNVHDSERLSGLLEDAGYAKAAPGEQADLVVFNTCAVRENADNKLYGNLSHLAPVKEQRPGMQIAVGGCLAQKDRDTVVKKAPWVDVVFGTHNIGSLPALLERARHNERAEVEILESLEAFPSTLPAKRESAYAGWVSISVGCNNTCTFCIVPSLRGKEVDRRPGDILAEVQALVNEGVLEVTLLGQNVNSYGVSFADPEIPRDRGAFAKLLSACGQIEGLERVRFTSPHPAEFTDDVIEAMATTPNVCPQLHMPLQSGSDRVLKSMRRSYRSAKFLGIIEKVRAAMPHAAITTDIIVGFPGETEEDFQATLDVVRQARFTSAFTFQYSKRPGTPAAEMDGQLPKAVVQERYDRLIALQEEITLAENRKLVGTEVELLVTAGDGRKNAETARMSGRARDGRLVHFKPEGNLDGALRPGDVVTVTVTAAAPHHLVADDSVLTHRRTRAGDSFERGVTPKTPPIGVGLGLPQVGAPAPLPVQMGCNA, translated from the coding sequence GTGGAGACGATCGACCAGAACGCGGGACGCAGCTACGAGGTCCGCACGTACGGCTGTCAGATGAACGTGCACGACTCCGAGCGGCTGTCCGGCCTGCTCGAGGATGCCGGCTACGCCAAGGCCGCCCCCGGCGAGCAGGCGGACCTGGTGGTCTTCAACACCTGCGCGGTGCGCGAGAACGCGGACAACAAGCTGTACGGCAACCTCAGCCATCTCGCGCCGGTCAAGGAGCAGCGCCCCGGCATGCAGATCGCGGTCGGCGGCTGCCTCGCGCAGAAGGACCGCGACACCGTCGTGAAGAAGGCCCCGTGGGTCGACGTGGTGTTCGGCACGCACAACATCGGGTCGCTGCCGGCGTTGCTCGAGCGGGCGCGGCACAACGAGCGGGCCGAGGTCGAGATCCTCGAATCGCTCGAGGCTTTCCCGTCGACGCTGCCCGCCAAGCGCGAGTCCGCGTACGCGGGCTGGGTGTCGATCTCCGTCGGTTGCAACAACACCTGCACGTTCTGCATCGTGCCGTCGCTGCGGGGCAAGGAGGTCGATCGCCGGCCCGGGGACATCCTCGCCGAGGTCCAGGCGCTGGTGAACGAGGGTGTGCTGGAGGTGACGCTGCTGGGGCAGAACGTCAACTCCTACGGCGTCTCGTTCGCCGATCCCGAGATCCCGCGTGATCGCGGTGCGTTCGCGAAGCTGCTGAGCGCGTGCGGGCAGATCGAGGGACTCGAGCGGGTCCGGTTCACGTCGCCGCACCCGGCCGAGTTCACCGATGACGTGATCGAGGCGATGGCCACGACGCCGAACGTGTGCCCCCAGTTGCACATGCCGTTGCAGTCCGGTTCGGACCGCGTCCTCAAGTCGATGCGCCGGTCGTACCGCAGCGCCAAGTTCCTGGGCATCATCGAGAAGGTTCGCGCCGCGATGCCGCACGCCGCGATCACCACCGACATCATCGTCGGTTTTCCGGGGGAGACCGAGGAGGATTTCCAGGCGACCCTCGACGTGGTCCGGCAGGCCCGCTTCACGAGCGCCTTCACGTTCCAGTACTCCAAGCGCCCCGGCACACCGGCCGCCGAGATGGACGGCCAGCTCCCCAAAGCCGTTGTGCAGGAACGCTACGACCGCCTCATCGCGCTCCAGGAGGAGATCACCCTCGCGGAGAACCGCAAGCTCGTCGGGACCGAGGTCGAACTGCTGGTGACCGCGGGCGACGGCCGCAAGAACGCCGAGACCGCGCGGATGAGCGGCCGGGCGCGGGACGGTCGACTGGTCCACTTCAAGCCCGAGGGCAACCTCGACGGCGCTCTGCGTCCCGGCGACGTCGTCACCGTCACCGTCACGGCGGCGGCGCCGCACCACCTGGTGGCGGACGACTCCGTGCTCACCCACCGCCGCACCCGCGCCGGTGATTCGTTCGAACGTGGGGTCACGCCCAAGACTCCGCCGATCGGTGTCGGGTTGGGACTGCCCCAGGTGGGCGCCCCGGCTCCGCTGCCCGTACAGATGGGATGCAACGCATGA
- a CDS encoding Rv2732c family membrane protein, with amino-acid sequence MQRMSASGDAAGDGRRSDGPTPDPMDEYQKDFEAAEKKIAGEIDPGIRAVVVAVGVLVLLLSFTLPHTGSANGWDTLVYAQSAVDEHVKLPSRIFVWLALVFGGIFSILALVTRRWFVAWIALAGTAVSVVFGMLAIWSRQTLPVGEDGAGPGFGLVLGWITVIVLTFHWIKVVWSRTAMQLAAEEERRRAAENEPGRDDWTV; translated from the coding sequence ATGCAACGCATGAGTGCCAGCGGCGACGCGGCCGGGGACGGCAGGCGGTCCGACGGGCCGACTCCCGATCCGATGGACGAGTACCAGAAGGACTTCGAGGCCGCGGAGAAGAAGATCGCCGGCGAGATCGACCCGGGCATCCGTGCCGTGGTCGTGGCGGTGGGCGTGCTGGTGCTGCTGTTGTCGTTCACGTTGCCGCACACCGGGTCGGCGAACGGGTGGGACACGCTGGTGTACGCGCAGTCGGCCGTCGACGAACACGTCAAGCTGCCGTCCCGGATCTTCGTGTGGCTGGCGCTGGTGTTCGGCGGCATCTTCTCCATCCTGGCGCTCGTGACCCGCAGGTGGTTCGTCGCCTGGATCGCGCTGGCCGGGACCGCGGTGTCCGTGGTCTTCGGCATGCTGGCGATCTGGTCGCGGCAGACGTTGCCGGTGGGGGAGGACGGCGCCGGCCCGGGCTTCGGGCTCGTGCTCGGGTGGATCACCGTCATCGTGCTGACGTTCCACTGGATCAAGGTGGTGTGGAGCCGGACCGCGATGCAGCTGGCGGCGGAAGAGGAACGGCGGCGCGCGGCCGAGAACGAGCCCGGCCGCGACGACTGGACCGTCTGA
- a CDS encoding DUF349 domain-containing protein: MTESNAPTPGTPKPGVPKPGGAKPGTATSSSPKPGPVPGHTKPAAAAPSDPSRFGRVDEDGTAWVRTADGERRIGSWQAGDAAEGLAHFGRRYDDLATEVGLLEARLTSGAGDAKKTRAAAEALAETLPTAAVIGDIDALSARLTAVIEGSEHAAEKAKHDKEQTRQEQTARKEELAAEAEKIGAESTQWKAAGDRLREILDEWKTIRGLDRKTDDALWRRFAKAREAFNRRRGTHFAELDRERATAKTRKEELVTQAEALSTSTEWGPTAGQFRDLLAEWKAAGRAPREADDALWRRFKEAQDVFFAARNAAASERDAEFAQNALAKEELLKAADHIDPAKDLDGARAALRDLQEKWDAIGKVPRERMHDLEGKLRAIEKRVREAADSEWRRTDPEALARAAQFRERVAQFEEQAAKASAAGRTKDAEKARAQAQQWREWADAAEGAVGER; encoded by the coding sequence ATGACCGAGAGCAACGCCCCCACGCCGGGTACCCCCAAGCCGGGAGTCCCCAAGCCCGGCGGCGCCAAGCCGGGTACCGCGACGTCGAGTTCGCCCAAGCCCGGCCCGGTTCCCGGTCACACCAAGCCGGCCGCGGCGGCACCGAGCGATCCGAGCCGGTTCGGCCGGGTCGACGAGGACGGTACGGCGTGGGTCCGGACCGCCGACGGCGAGCGTCGGATCGGTTCGTGGCAGGCGGGGGACGCCGCGGAAGGCCTGGCGCACTTCGGCCGTCGCTACGACGACCTGGCTACCGAGGTGGGACTGCTCGAGGCCCGGCTCACGTCCGGTGCGGGCGACGCGAAGAAGACCCGGGCCGCGGCCGAGGCACTGGCCGAGACGTTGCCGACAGCTGCGGTCATCGGCGACATCGACGCGCTGAGTGCCCGTTTGACGGCCGTCATCGAAGGGTCCGAGCACGCCGCCGAGAAGGCGAAGCACGACAAGGAGCAGACGCGCCAGGAACAGACCGCCCGCAAGGAGGAACTGGCCGCCGAGGCGGAGAAGATCGGCGCGGAGTCCACCCAGTGGAAGGCCGCGGGCGACCGGCTGCGGGAGATCCTCGACGAGTGGAAGACGATCCGCGGGCTCGACCGCAAGACCGACGACGCCCTGTGGCGGCGCTTCGCGAAGGCCCGGGAGGCGTTCAACCGCCGCCGTGGCACGCACTTCGCCGAACTCGACCGGGAGCGGGCCACCGCGAAGACCCGCAAGGAGGAGCTGGTCACACAGGCTGAGGCGCTGTCCACGTCGACGGAGTGGGGTCCGACCGCCGGCCAGTTCCGGGATCTGCTGGCCGAGTGGAAGGCAGCCGGCCGCGCTCCCCGCGAGGCCGACGACGCGCTGTGGCGGCGGTTCAAGGAGGCCCAGGACGTGTTCTTCGCCGCGCGCAATGCCGCGGCGTCCGAACGCGACGCGGAGTTCGCACAGAACGCCCTCGCCAAGGAGGAGTTGCTGAAGGCCGCCGACCACATCGATCCGGCGAAGGATCTCGACGGGGCCCGGGCCGCGCTGCGTGACCTGCAGGAGAAGTGGGACGCGATCGGCAAGGTGCCCCGCGAGCGCATGCACGACCTCGAGGGCAAGCTCCGCGCGATCGAGAAGCGGGTACGCGAGGCGGCCGATTCGGAGTGGCGCCGAACCGATCCCGAGGCCCTCGCGCGTGCAGCGCAGTTCCGCGAGCGCGTGGCGCAGTTCGAGGAGCAGGCCGCCAAGGCGAGTGCCGCGGGCCGGACCAAGGACGCGGAGAAGGCGCGCGCGCAGGCGCAGCAGTGGCGCGAGTGGGCCGACGCCGCGGAGGGCGCCGTGGGCGAGCGCTGA
- a CDS encoding class III extradiol dioxygenase subunit B-like domain-containing protein — protein MLTAAAFVPSPPLLVPELTGAAASETDQLRRAALDVASRLGRVSTEWTVLAVADPDAPSAGEVAPEKCGSFAGFGVDVRVSLSPDASGRDTDRSMPLPALVAGWLRGAAAPDARVRVRLLAPETTSDDCVRLGRELRAELDARPEPQALLVVADGANTLTDKAPGAFDERSPHIQSGLDAALADGDCDALGRLDPGTCREIGLAGRAAWQTFAAVFSGPAGGPRKSESLYAGAPYGVGYHVGMWLP, from the coding sequence GTGTTGACCGCCGCCGCCTTCGTGCCCTCGCCGCCACTGCTGGTTCCCGAGTTGACCGGAGCCGCAGCATCGGAAACCGACCAGTTGCGCCGAGCGGCCCTGGACGTGGCGTCCCGGCTGGGCCGGGTGAGCACGGAGTGGACGGTGCTTGCGGTCGCCGATCCCGACGCCCCGTCCGCGGGGGAGGTCGCCCCCGAAAAATGCGGGAGCTTCGCGGGTTTCGGTGTCGACGTGCGAGTGTCCCTGTCGCCCGACGCATCCGGGCGCGACACCGACCGCTCGATGCCGCTCCCGGCCCTGGTCGCGGGCTGGCTGCGAGGTGCGGCGGCGCCCGACGCGCGAGTGCGGGTCCGGCTCCTCGCACCCGAGACCACGTCCGACGACTGCGTCCGGCTGGGCCGCGAACTGCGAGCCGAGCTGGACGCGCGGCCGGAGCCGCAGGCTCTGCTCGTCGTCGCCGACGGCGCCAACACCCTGACCGACAAGGCGCCCGGGGCGTTCGACGAGCGCTCCCCGCACATCCAGTCGGGACTGGACGCCGCCCTGGCCGACGGCGACTGCGACGCGCTCGGACGGCTCGATCCCGGCACCTGCCGGGAGATCGGGCTGGCCGGACGGGCGGCGTGGCAGACGTTCGCCGCCGTCTTCAGCGGTCCCGCCGGCGGCCCCCGCAAATCCGAATCGCTGTACGCGGGCGCGCCGTACGGCGTCGGCTACCACGTCGGGATGTGGCTGCCGTGA
- the miaA gene encoding tRNA (adenosine(37)-N6)-dimethylallyltransferase MiaA gives MAAVTGRTPVAVVGPTATGKSDLGLELAERLGGEIVNIDAMQLYRGMDVGTAKLAPHERRGIVHHQLDVLDVTESATVARYQESAARDVEDIRARGAVPVIVGGSMMYVQSLLDQWSFPATDPDVRAHWEAVLAERGVAALHAELARVDPDAAASILATDGRRIVRALEVVQITGRPFAASAPQIGEPRWGTIILGVDRETEALDARIRSRTEAMFDKGLVDEVRALVDVGLREGVTAQRAIGYAQVLAMLDGEYDLAEARERTFVGTRRYVRRQRSWFRRDPRVHWLDGAATDLVDSALRLVG, from the coding sequence GTGGCTGCCGTGACCGGACGGACCCCCGTCGCGGTCGTCGGACCCACCGCCACCGGCAAATCCGATCTGGGTCTCGAGCTCGCGGAACGGCTCGGCGGCGAGATCGTCAACATCGACGCGATGCAGCTGTACCGGGGCATGGACGTGGGAACCGCGAAGCTCGCACCGCACGAGCGCCGCGGCATCGTCCATCACCAACTCGACGTGCTGGACGTGACCGAGTCCGCGACCGTCGCCCGCTACCAGGAGTCGGCCGCGCGTGACGTCGAGGACATCCGTGCCCGCGGCGCGGTGCCCGTCATCGTGGGCGGATCGATGATGTACGTGCAGTCGCTGCTCGACCAGTGGTCGTTCCCCGCCACGGACCCCGACGTGCGCGCCCACTGGGAAGCGGTGCTGGCCGAGCGGGGAGTCGCAGCCCTGCACGCGGAACTGGCGCGGGTCGATCCCGACGCCGCCGCGTCGATCCTGGCGACCGACGGCCGCCGGATCGTCCGGGCGCTCGAGGTGGTCCAGATCACCGGTCGACCGTTCGCGGCGTCGGCCCCGCAGATCGGTGAACCACGTTGGGGAACAATAATTCTCGGAGTCGATCGGGAGACCGAGGCGCTCGACGCACGGATCCGGTCGCGCACCGAGGCGATGTTCGACAAGGGGCTCGTGGACGAGGTCCGGGCGCTGGTGGACGTCGGGTTGCGTGAGGGGGTCACCGCGCAGCGCGCGATCGGCTACGCGCAGGTGCTCGCGATGCTCGACGGCGAGTACGACCTCGCCGAGGCGCGCGAGCGCACGTTCGTCGGGACCCGGCGGTACGTGCGGCGGCAGCGGTCGTGGTTCCGCCGCGATCCGCGCGTGCACTGGCTCGACGGTGCGGCGACCGACCTCGTCGATTCCGCCCTCCGGCTGGTCGGCTGA
- the dapF gene encoding diaminopimelate epimerase — protein MEFSKGHGTENDFVILPDPHADLALPEHRIAALCDRNRGLGADGVLRVARAGALTAVGVLRELPAGVGADDWFMDYRNADGSIAEMCGNGVRVFAHYLRTSGLELRDEFVVGSRAGARPVVVHAADHVHGDVTVDMGQVRELGPSTTTIGGRVIAGIGIDVGNPHLACVDPDLTPAALAALDLSTAPGFDPGFFPEGVNIEILTPLDGGAVDMRVHERGVGETRSCGTGTVAAAAAALRASGATDGKVEVRVPGGRVEVTVDGGRAALRGPSVLVASGRIDDRWWTELG, from the coding sequence ATGGAATTCAGCAAGGGCCACGGCACCGAGAACGACTTCGTGATCCTCCCGGATCCGCATGCCGACCTTGCGCTTCCCGAGCACCGGATCGCCGCCCTGTGCGACCGCAACCGCGGCCTCGGCGCCGACGGGGTCCTGCGGGTCGCGCGTGCGGGCGCGCTCACCGCGGTCGGCGTACTGCGCGAACTGCCCGCCGGGGTCGGAGCCGACGACTGGTTCATGGACTACCGCAACGCGGACGGATCCATTGCGGAGATGTGCGGCAACGGAGTTCGGGTGTTCGCGCACTACCTGCGCACGAGCGGGCTGGAACTGCGGGACGAGTTCGTCGTCGGCAGCCGGGCCGGAGCCCGCCCCGTCGTCGTCCACGCCGCCGACCACGTGCACGGCGACGTCACCGTGGACATGGGGCAGGTCCGCGAACTCGGCCCCTCGACGACCACGATCGGTGGTCGGGTGATCGCCGGCATCGGCATCGACGTCGGCAATCCGCATCTCGCGTGCGTCGACCCCGACCTGACCCCGGCGGCGCTCGCCGCGCTCGACCTGTCGACCGCGCCGGGCTTCGACCCGGGCTTCTTCCCCGAGGGCGTCAACATCGAGATCCTCACCCCGCTCGACGGCGGGGCCGTCGACATGCGCGTCCACGAGCGCGGCGTGGGTGAGACCCGCTCGTGCGGCACGGGCACCGTCGCGGCGGCGGCCGCGGCCCTGCGCGCGAGCGGCGCCACCGACGGCAAGGTCGAGGTGCGGGTGCCCGGCGGCCGGGTGGAGGTGACGGTCGACGGCGGCCGCGCCGCGCTCCGGGGGCCGTCGGTCCTGGTCGCGTCCGGACGCATCGACGACCGGTGGTGGACCGAACTGGGCTGA
- the hflX gene encoding GTPase HflX, which produces MTKSHRTEFPSVSESQEASDRARASDSEEYFDDSDYSSAPSVGEMQLDERSALRRVQGLSTELTDVTEVEYRQLRLERVVLVGVWTSGTAAQADASMAELAALAETAGSEVLEGLVQRRDKPDAATYIGSGKADELRQVVLATGADTVICDGELTPAQLTALEKVVKVKVIDRTALILDIFAQHATSREGKAQVALAQMEYMLPRLRGWGESMSRQAGGRAGSNGGVGLRGPGETKIETDRRRIRERMAKLRREIKGMKAARDTKRSHRLRSEVPSVAIVGYTNAGKSSLLNALTGSGVLVQNALFATLDPTTRQASFEDGREYVLTDTVGFVRHLPTQLVEAFRSTLEEVTDADLLLHVVDGSDPLPTDQIKAVREVITEVIRENDAPAPPELIVVNKIDAADPVVLTQLRGLLPGAVFVSARTGEGIDELRERLGEIVRRPEVEVDVLVPYSRGDLVARIHSDGQILDTSHEADGTRMRVRVPEALASALGEFEGRG; this is translated from the coding sequence ATGACGAAATCACATCGCACCGAGTTCCCGTCCGTGTCGGAGTCCCAGGAAGCGTCCGACCGGGCGAGGGCGTCCGACAGCGAAGAGTACTTCGACGATTCCGACTATTCCTCAGCCCCCTCCGTCGGCGAGATGCAGCTCGACGAACGCAGCGCCCTGCGTCGTGTCCAGGGGCTGTCCACCGAGCTCACCGACGTCACCGAGGTCGAGTACCGGCAGCTGCGCCTCGAACGCGTGGTTCTGGTGGGGGTCTGGACCTCGGGTACCGCGGCCCAGGCCGACGCCAGCATGGCCGAGCTCGCGGCCCTCGCCGAGACCGCCGGCTCCGAGGTCCTCGAGGGCCTGGTCCAGCGCCGCGACAAGCCGGACGCCGCGACGTACATCGGTTCCGGCAAGGCCGACGAACTGCGGCAGGTGGTGCTCGCGACGGGCGCCGACACCGTGATCTGCGACGGCGAGCTCACCCCTGCGCAGCTCACCGCGCTGGAGAAGGTCGTCAAGGTCAAGGTCATCGACCGCACCGCGCTGATCCTCGACATCTTCGCCCAGCATGCGACGTCCCGGGAGGGCAAGGCGCAGGTCGCGCTCGCCCAGATGGAGTACATGCTTCCGCGCCTGCGCGGCTGGGGTGAATCGATGTCCCGGCAGGCGGGTGGCCGCGCCGGCAGCAACGGCGGCGTGGGTCTGCGCGGCCCCGGTGAGACCAAGATCGAGACCGACCGTCGGCGCATCCGCGAGCGGATGGCGAAGCTGCGGCGCGAGATCAAGGGCATGAAGGCGGCACGCGACACCAAGCGCAGCCACCGCCTCCGCAGCGAGGTGCCGTCCGTGGCCATCGTCGGCTACACCAATGCCGGTAAGTCCAGCCTCCTCAACGCGCTCACCGGGTCCGGGGTGCTGGTGCAGAACGCGCTGTTCGCGACGCTGGACCCGACGACGCGGCAGGCCTCCTTCGAGGACGGGCGCGAGTACGTGCTCACCGACACCGTCGGTTTCGTGCGGCATCTGCCCACCCAGCTGGTCGAGGCGTTCCGCTCGACGCTCGAGGAGGTGACGGATGCCGACCTGCTGCTCCACGTGGTCGACGGGTCCGATCCGTTGCCGACCGACCAGATCAAGGCCGTCCGCGAGGTGATCACCGAGGTGATCCGGGAGAACGATGCGCCCGCTCCGCCCGAGTTGATCGTCGTGAACAAGATCGACGCGGCGGACCCGGTGGTACTGACGCAGCTGCGCGGGCTCCTGCCCGGCGCGGTGTTCGTGTCCGCCCGGACCGGGGAGGGCATCGACGAGCTCCGCGAGCGTCTGGGCGAGATCGTCCGACGCCCCGAGGTCGAGGTCGACGTGCTCGTGCCCTACTCGCGGGGCGATCTCGTCGCGCGAATCCACTCGGACGGCCAGATTCTCGACACCTCGCACGAGGCGGACGGCACCCGGATGCGGGTGCGGGTTCCCGAGGCGCTCGCCTCGGCGCTCGGCGAGTTCGAGGGGCGTGGGTAG
- a CDS encoding uracil-xanthine permease family protein: MFGWALHGDGRTISDGAVVGPHERLSWPRTIGIGMQHVIAMFGATLLVPTITGFPVTTTLLFSGLGTALFLLLTRGRIPSYLGSSFAFIAPLSASAGEGPAAQLGGVVAAGVVLMLIGALVRAIGARVIDAVMPPVVTGAVVALIGLNLAPSATGSFQAQPLIAAVTLLGILLATVLGPGILGRLGILIGVVVGWVFAAVTGGLADERVDALREAAWFGVPHLRAPTFELSVILLALPVVIVLVAENVGHVKAVSAMTGKPLDDLAGNALFADGLATTLAGVGGGSGTTTYAENIGVMAATRVYSTAAYWVAAVTAVVLSFSPKFGALVFTVPDGVIGGATLVLYGLIGILGVRIWMDAKVDFTDPVNLTVVATALVAGIGNLTLSIGSVELGGIAWGSVGILVAYPLMRWLSTLRR; this comes from the coding sequence ATGTTCGGATGGGCGCTGCACGGGGACGGCCGGACCATCAGCGACGGCGCGGTCGTCGGGCCGCACGAGCGGCTGTCGTGGCCGCGCACCATCGGGATCGGCATGCAGCACGTGATCGCGATGTTCGGCGCCACGCTGCTCGTCCCGACGATCACCGGGTTCCCGGTGACCACGACGCTGCTGTTCTCGGGTCTGGGCACCGCGCTGTTCCTGCTGCTCACCCGCGGCCGGATTCCCAGCTACCTCGGCTCGTCGTTCGCGTTCATCGCGCCGCTGAGCGCCTCCGCCGGCGAGGGACCCGCCGCGCAGCTCGGTGGCGTCGTCGCCGCCGGTGTGGTGCTCATGCTCATCGGTGCCCTGGTGCGGGCGATCGGCGCCCGCGTGATCGACGCGGTGATGCCGCCGGTCGTCACCGGCGCCGTCGTCGCCCTCATCGGTCTCAATCTGGCGCCGTCCGCGACCGGTTCCTTCCAGGCCCAGCCGCTGATCGCGGCGGTGACCTTGCTGGGCATCCTGCTGGCGACGGTCCTCGGGCCGGGCATTCTGGGCCGTCTCGGGATCCTGATCGGCGTCGTGGTGGGCTGGGTCTTCGCCGCGGTCACCGGCGGCCTCGCGGACGAGCGCGTCGACGCCCTGCGTGAGGCCGCATGGTTCGGTGTGCCGCACCTGCGGGCGCCGACGTTCGAGCTGTCGGTGATCCTGCTGGCGTTGCCGGTCGTGATCGTGCTCGTGGCGGAGAACGTCGGGCACGTCAAGGCGGTGTCGGCGATGACCGGCAAGCCGCTCGACGACCTCGCCGGCAACGCGCTGTTCGCGGACGGCCTCGCCACGACCCTCGCCGGTGTGGGCGGCGGCTCGGGCACCACGACGTACGCCGAGAACATCGGCGTCATGGCCGCGACGCGCGTGTACTCCACCGCGGCGTACTGGGTCGCCGCCGTCACCGCCGTCGTGCTGTCCTTCTCGCCGAAGTTCGGCGCGCTCGTGTTCACCGTCCCCGACGGCGTCATCGGCGGCGCGACGCTGGTGCTCTACGGCCTGATCGGCATCCTGGGCGTGCGGATCTGGATGGACGCGAAGGTCGACTTCACCGACCCGGTCAACCTCACGGTGGTCGCGACCGCGCTCGTCGCGGGAATCGGCAACCTCACGCTGTCGATCGGCTCGGTCGAGCTGGGCGGGATCGCCTGGGGTTCGGTCGGCATCCTCGTCGCATATCCGCTGATGCGGTGGCTCAGCACGCTGCGGCGCTGA
- a CDS encoding acyl-CoA dehydrogenase family protein, whose translation MDRTLFEPEHDLFRESYRKFLDQHVAPYHDEWEDRNIVDRSVWVEAGKQGFLGMAVPEEYGGGGVEDFRYNMIVTEETTRGGYSGIGFMLHNDVVAPYLIKLADEEQKQRWLPGFCSGELITAIAMTEPGTGSDLQNIKTRAVRDGDHWILNGSKTFITNGINADLVVVVACTDPDKGAQGFSLFVVERGMEGFERGRNLDKIGLKAQDTAELSFTDVRVPAENLLGEEGMGFIYLMQNLPQERMSIAVVAAAAMESCLDMTMQYCRDRKAFGKSIGSFQNTRFVLAELATETTAVRVLVDRFCEQLNKGELTVQEAAMAKWWTTEAQVKLIDRCLQLHGGYGYMREYPIAKAYMDSRVQTIYGGTTEIMKEIIGRGLNLT comes from the coding sequence GTGGATCGCACCCTGTTCGAACCGGAGCACGACCTCTTCCGGGAGTCCTACCGGAAGTTCCTCGACCAGCACGTCGCCCCCTACCACGACGAGTGGGAGGACCGGAACATCGTCGACCGGTCGGTCTGGGTGGAGGCCGGCAAGCAGGGGTTCCTCGGGATGGCGGTGCCGGAGGAGTACGGCGGCGGGGGAGTCGAGGACTTCCGCTACAACATGATCGTCACCGAGGAGACCACCCGGGGCGGCTACAGCGGCATCGGCTTCATGCTGCACAACGACGTCGTGGCGCCGTACCTCATCAAGCTGGCCGACGAGGAACAGAAGCAGCGCTGGCTGCCGGGATTCTGTTCGGGTGAGCTGATCACCGCCATCGCCATGACCGAGCCCGGGACGGGCAGCGATCTGCAGAACATCAAGACCCGCGCGGTCCGGGACGGGGACCACTGGATCCTCAACGGCTCCAAGACGTTCATCACCAACGGCATCAACGCCGACCTCGTCGTGGTCGTGGCCTGCACCGACCCCGACAAGGGAGCCCAGGGCTTCTCGCTGTTCGTCGTCGAACGGGGGATGGAGGGGTTCGAGCGCGGCCGCAACCTCGACAAGATCGGCCTCAAGGCCCAGGACACCGCGGAACTGAGCTTCACCGACGTCCGCGTGCCGGCCGAGAACCTCCTCGGTGAGGAGGGCATGGGGTTCATCTACCTCATGCAGAACCTCCCGCAGGAACGGATGTCGATCGCGGTCGTGGCCGCCGCCGCGATGGAGTCGTGCCTCGACATGACGATGCAGTACTGCCGCGACCGCAAGGCGTTCGGCAAGTCGATCGGCAGCTTCCAGAACACGCGTTTCGTTCTCGCGGAGCTGGCGACGGAGACCACAGCGGTGCGGGTTCTGGTCGACCGGTTCTGTGAACAGCTCAACAAGGGCGAGCTCACGGTGCAGGAAGCCGCCATGGCGAAGTGGTGGACCACCGAGGCGCAGGTGAAGCTCATCGACCGGTGCCTGCAGCTGCACGGCGGCTACGGCTACATGCGCGAGTACCCGATCGCGAAGGCCTACATGGACTCCCGCGTCCAGACCATCTACGGCGGCACCACCGAGATCATGAAGGAGATCATCGGGCGGGGGCTGAACCTGACCTGA
- the lexA gene encoding transcriptional repressor LexA: MTDDNPSPSGESGREAVLDVGTLTDRQRKVLEVIRESVADRGYPPSIREIGDAVGLTSTSSVAHQLRTLERKGFLRRDPNRPRAVDVRGLDGTGAEPAGLRAADGGASALTPADELPAPTFVPVLGRIAAGGPILAEEAVEDVFPLPRELVGQGSLFLLKVVGESMIDAAICDGDWVVVRQQNVAENGDVVAAMIDGEATVKTFKRTGKDVWLMPHNPLFEPIPGNDAAILGKVVTVMRKL; encoded by the coding sequence ATGACGGACGACAACCCGAGCCCCTCCGGCGAGTCCGGACGCGAGGCCGTGCTCGACGTCGGCACGCTCACCGACCGGCAGCGCAAGGTGCTCGAGGTCATCCGCGAGTCGGTGGCCGACCGCGGCTACCCGCCGAGCATCCGCGAGATCGGGGACGCGGTGGGACTGACGTCGACGTCGTCGGTGGCCCACCAGCTGCGCACGCTCGAACGCAAGGGCTTCCTGCGGCGCGATCCCAACCGACCGCGCGCGGTCGACGTGCGCGGCCTCGACGGCACCGGCGCCGAGCCGGCCGGGTTGCGTGCGGCCGACGGCGGTGCGTCCGCGCTCACCCCGGCCGACGAGCTGCCCGCCCCCACGTTCGTCCCCGTACTGGGCCGCATCGCGGCCGGCGGCCCGATCCTGGCGGAGGAGGCGGTCGAGGACGTCTTCCCGCTACCGCGGGAACTGGTGGGTCAGGGTTCGCTGTTCCTGCTCAAGGTCGTCGGCGAATCGATGATCGACGCCGCCATCTGCGACGGCGACTGGGTGGTCGTGCGCCAGCAGAACGTGGCCGAGAACGGCGACGTGGTCGCCGCGATGATCGACGGCGAGGCCACGGTCAAGACCTTCAAGCGCACCGGCAAGGACGTCTGGCTCATGCCGCACAACCCGTTGTTCGAGCCGATCCCCGGCAACGACGCCGCCATCCTCGGCAAGGTCGTCACCGTCATGCGCAAGCTCTGA